ATATGGTCAATCCTCCAACCTCTATTTTTGGCAAATCCCCCTTGACGATAATCCCACCAACTAAAATGCCCCTCCTCGGGGTGAAACTTACGGAAAACATCTTCTAACCCTAAACCGAGAACTTTTTTTAAGGCTTCCCTTTCGGTGGGGGTTGCCATGACGTGTTTTTCTCTACCTTCTGGTTTGTATATATCCTTATCCTCGAGGGCAATATTAAAATCTCCACAAACCAATAAATCCGTATTTTGAGGATCAATAGTGGTTAAATATTCTTGTAAAAGCGCCAACCACTGCAATTTATACTCATATTTTTCTGACCCCAAAGAGTTACCATTAGGCACATAAAGATTAACAATTCTGATATTATTAATTACACCACTTATTACCCTTTTTTGTTCATCTAAATTACCCACTTTTTTTTCATTTTTTAAAATACCATTAAATCCATAATCGATAGATTCTAAAGGTTTTTTACTAAAAATAGCAACACCATTATAGGCTTTTTGTCCAAAAATATAAACCTGATAACCTAAATCAAGAAAACTTTGACGAGGAAAATCCTGATCAATTACCTTAGTTTCTTGTAAGCATAAAATATCAATATCTTGATCTACTAACCATTTTTTCACATGGTCTTCTCTGGTACGAATCGAATTAACATTCCACGTTGCAACTTTCATTATAATTTATCTAAGATTGATCAAGTTAAAGTAAAAATAAAAGATAACAAAATTCCCAACATAATTCAATCTGATCGCCCCTTTCCCCCAAGGATGATTCAAAGTAGATATAAAAAAATGCCTACCTTTTCTAACAAGGGGCTTAAGCCCCTTGCCTTCTTCCCGCCTTAAACAAAAAATTGTAGAATGAATCACCCTTACCCTTTTAAGGGAAGATGTCGAAGACAGAGGAGTAGTAATTTATGGAGCTAATGAGGATCACCTTCCATTCACAAATTATCCATCCCATCATCAGCAAAGAAAAAAATCGAGAGAGGATCTAAAAATATCTCCATCTCCCGATAAGTTCTAATGGGAGGCAAAATTATAACCGTGGTGTCAGTGTTTGCTTCTACCACGGGAGGTTCACGCATAGTCTGCGCATAACCTTCGGTGGCATTAGGTTTAAGCTCAACCCTTCGTGGCGAAGATGACACCGAATCTCTATCAACATTAGTCGCCCCAACCTCAAAGCAACCAAAGAAACTAAAAACCAATACAAATCCCCATTTTATAAATAAATTCATTAGGTGCCTCCCATATCCAAGCAGTCCATGTAAAACAAACACCACTCAGATATTATTTAATTAGCTTCCAACGTAGCCACCAACTCTCCAGCAGGTAAACCATCAGGCAAAGGTAAAATAAACTGTCGTTTACTACCAGCCAACACAAACGCACCGTTATCATCCCTAATATTACTGCCCATAATAGTCACAGTGTGATCAGGATTACTCATCGATGAAACCTTGAGACTAACATCATTAAAAAATCCCCTTCTGTTGCCCTGATTTTCAAAGGTAACCGCCAACTGCTCTTTACCATCAGCACCCCTCTGACGAGTAATGCTATCCACTACTACATCAGCCCTCGCCCCATCAGGGGTGACATAAATCAAAGGAATATAAGTAACAGTGACATTAAAATTCACCACAACCCCTGTGGGATTAGGGTTTTCCACCTGCCGTAAATTGATCGGTAACTGCTCAAATACCGCCTTATAAATTAACTCATGATCAGGCTCAGGATCTCCTAACCATGTTACCCTCACCACTTGCCTTTGTCCGGGGTTGATAATCATTTGAGGGGGATA
The sequence above is a segment of the Cyanobacterium stanieri PCC 7202 genome. Coding sequences within it:
- a CDS encoding hypothetical protein (PFAM: Gram-negative pili assembly chaperone, N-terminal domain~COGs: COG3121 P pilus assembly protein chaperone PapD~KEGG: syn:slr1668 hypothetical protein~SPTR: Slr1668 protein), yielding MLKIKNKWAILLACMVGANLVNVPRAWAGSNFQLTPDSVELRPSGRGIMKNFYVTSTGTEPVAVQVRMMKWGVALDGTEIQKEEEEDFLVYPPQMIINPGQRQVVRVTWLGDPEPDHELIYKAVFEQLPINLRQVENPNPTGVVVNFNVTVTYIPLIYVTPDGARADVVVDSITRQRGADGKEQLAVTFENQGNRRGFFNDVSLKVSSMSNPDHTVTIMGSNIRDDNGAFVLAGSKRQFILPLPDGLPAGELVATLEAN
- a CDS encoding hypothetical protein (KEGG: syn:ssr2786 hypothetical protein~SPTR: Ssr2786 protein), whose translation is MNLFIKWGFVLVFSFFGCFEVGATNVDRDSVSSSPRRVELKPNATEGYAQTMREPPVVEANTDTTVIILPPIRTYREMEIFLDPLSIFFFADDGMDNL
- a CDS encoding Exodeoxyribonuclease III (PFAM: Endonuclease/Exonuclease/phosphatase family~TIGRFAM: exodeoxyribonuclease III; exodeoxyribonuclease III (xth)~COGs: COG0708 Exonuclease III~InterPro IPR005135:IPR004808:IPR000097~KEGG: cyh:Cyan8802_1017 exodeoxyribonuclease III~PFAM: Endonuclease/exonuclease/phosphatase~SPTR: Exodeoxyribonuclease III;~TIGRFAM: exodeoxyribonuclease III; exodeoxyribonuclease III Xth); its protein translation is MKVATWNVNSIRTREDHVKKWLVDQDIDILCLQETKVIDQDFPRQSFLDLGYQVYIFGQKAYNGVAIFSKKPLESIDYGFNGILKNEKKVGNLDEQKRVISGVINNIRIVNLYVPNGNSLGSEKYEYKLQWLALLQEYLTTIDPQNTDLLVCGDFNIALEDKDIYKPEGREKHVMATPTEREALKKVLGLGLEDVFRKFHPEEGHFSWWDYRQGGFAKNRGWRIDHIYLSPSLFPRAVDCRIDIEPRKLVKPSDHAPVIVEISD